Below is a genomic region from Salvelinus fontinalis isolate EN_2023a chromosome 2, ASM2944872v1, whole genome shotgun sequence.
ACCTATTATTTCTTTAAAATGAATTACAATGTGTCATTTCCATATAGCTTACAAtttctcgttctgaacttctGTGGTTTGTGACAATGACCACAAGAGCTCACAGATTTGACACGGTTACACCACCAACACAACCGCGCAGAAAAAgcgtattggtggttccaaacttcattctataaggatggaggccactgtattcttggggaccttcaatgctgcagacatgttttggtacccttccccagaactgtgcacaatcctgtcttggtgtTCTACAgctaattccttcaacctcatggcttggtttttgctctgacatgcactgtcaactgtggcacctttatatagacaggtgtgtgcctttccaaatcatgtaaaatcaattgaatttaccacaggtggactccaatcaggttgtagaaacgtctcaagggtgatcaatggaaacaggatgcacctgagctcaatttcaattctcatagtaaagtgtctgaatacttatgtaaataaggtatttctgtttaatcAATTtgcacccccccaaaaaaggtttttgctttgtcattatggggtattttgtgtagattgatgagtttttatttcatcaattttagaataagactaacgtaacaaaatgtgggaaaagtcaagaggtctgaatactttccaaatccaCTCTGTCATGCAGGTAGAGTTGAGTATGGTTAgtatgtagctagctactgtgTTTGAGTGTAGTTTGCAGGTCCAGGGAAACAGCTGTCTACAGGCACAGCATTTTTTGTAGGACAAGGGTGAGGCTGTGTTTATAGGCACTAGGTCCTACTTGTTTCCATAGTGAGTGCAGTGTGTTGCTCACTCCTCAGTCATACTAGTAGTAAAAAGGTGCAGGCATTGATGTGCATAGGTAGTGAGAGGTCAAAGTACACATGGTCCATTGGTCTTTACAACCAGGGAAGTTGGTGCTGCACAATAGTATTTTGTTGAGCCTTGCTTTTGTAACCTTGTTTGGTACACACCCAGTTAAATAGAATAACTCCTTAAAGGGATACTGCGAGATTCTGGCAATTAAGAAATtgttctacttacccagagtcagatgaaatcGTAAATACAATCATTGGGCCTGTTGAGTATGCTACTGTACCTGAAGACATCCAGTCATTGCTTAactctagttagcattggctcacaaaactacctctaactttctTCATACTGCACGCAAAgacaaaaatggtatccacaagttcaccTGACACGGGGGAACTAGAAAATGGCTTTATTCCCAGAATCTCACAGTATCCCTTTATAGCCTAGCACATGGTGACACatatacccttttcacactagcAGATCCAAACCAAAACTGTACTGGATAAGGGTTGTATATTTTCTTCTCACATTGTCCTGtccagcaactatggtggatgAGTAACCAGGCCAGCTCAGCTCAGTAGTGTGAAGAGCCCTATAACAGTAGCTGAATAAGACACCACAAAGATCAAGAGGGAGGGGCTTGGTTTCATCAAAAGCTGTGTGCAGTTTATTGTATTCTAaatttacattaaaaaaaaaagtctgCCCATATCCTAGAACCATTATGAAAGTTAACGCACAAATTCAATATACATCTCATTGTATTTTACAGAGGATAAGAGTATAGGCATGGAGGTGGTATGATTCATTACAAGGCTTAACAGAATCAGagaaactaaaataataaatagaaGGTGCTATCCTTAGCTGAGAAGAAAATAAAAGTCTTCAGTCGAACAAAAACAATGCCTGCAATGTGGAAAGTCTCGCACTCCCCTTCCTcaaagaaaataatacaaatgaaCTTAGGGAGTCTGGGCCTACagaagcagagagatggagaagagtagAGTGCGATAAGAATGTGAGACTAGTTCTTCTGTACAGGTGCATAAATTAGAAACTACATCTGGTGGTTACACACAGCTTATCACTAAAACAATCAACAGCTAGGAAAAATGTCAGAGACAAGATCTGTTCTTCTGCTCCTAGTATTGTATTATTTTATCTGCTAAGTGAATGCAGACGTCTCGAGTTTCTCTTGAGTTTTGCTGTTAGTGCAGCAAGTTGTTGTTATATTCAGAAGATGTCACAAAGGAGGGAAGGACCAACCGGAGCTGAGAGATAAACACATTGCATTGTTTTCTTTTTAAAGCTACTGCAGATTCCAATATGTTGTGTTTTTCTATTTCAAACAAAAAAGTTTGAAAAAGTTCCTAAATTATTCAGCATGTCAGTTTTTTTTGCGATATCACATTTTGCGGAAAAACTCAATCATGTTTCAAGTAACCGTTTAAAATGGTTGGCGAGAGAAAGCGTCGGaatattttctctctccctttttaaTGATGAGGTCATTAAAAGTCATGCACGATGCAAAGAACCTCATGCAGTAGTTTATGGTTAACCATCCAAGCACTTTTTATTTGTTAAGTCATAAATACACAGCAGCTTCACCATAGGGTGTCTGGTTCCTCTTCAGGTTCTGAATGTGGAGTATTTATAAGGAGATCATTTTGCatgagaacaggaagagagatcGGCCACATCTACCTAATGCCTGCTAAAGGAAAAAATTTGTTGTGTAGAACTGATTATCAACatttgagatatatatatatatattctctcaATCTCTCGCTCGCTCAGCGCTGCGCACTCATCCACTTGCACTTTCCCCAATCGCTCCCGCTCTCCTTTTTTATGGTTGTACACAAATGTAACAAAGGTGACAGACCTGAAATTACAATCACCAAAAAACAAACCCCAAAAGATCCTGCTGCATGCCCGTCACTGGCAGTGGCAGCACAGAGGACAAAGTCTGCGTGGTGCTGGGATATCATCAAAGAGGAGGCGGTGGAGGTTCCTTAGAGCTCCTAGAGCTGATGTTGTAACCGCCTGTACCGCTCTCCCTGAGGTTGAGGTTCTCCAGGGCCACGTCTAAAGGCATGATATCCACGCAGCCCATGGCCCCAAAGCTGGCAAAGTCTCGCCGCTCGTCCTCGTCCGAAGAGGAGCTCTCCTCGCGCATCAGCGTGCTCAACAGCAGCTCCTGGACAAACAGGCTGCGGTCAGCGCGCTCACCCTCCAGCGCCTGCCGCTCCGCCTCCGACATCTTGGGCTCATTCAAActgtaggaggacagagaggaggataccCGGTTAACACAAACCAAAGGAAATGGGAGAGACGGTTCAAGGTAGTGGGAGAAAAGACCTGGGTAGGCCTGTGGATGCTGAGAACAGACTGAGGTGGGAGACACCATGTAAAGGGGTTGTGGGTGACACCATGTAAAGGGGTTGTGGGTGACACCATGTAAAGGGGTTGTGGGAGACACCATGTAAAGGGGTTGTGGGAGACACCATGTAAAGGGGTTGTGGGAGACACCATGTAAAGGGGTTGTGGGAAACACCATGTAAAGGGGTTGTGGGAGACACCATGTAAAGGGGTTGTGGGAGACACCATGTAAAGGGGTTGTGGGAGATACCATGTAAAGGGGTTGTGGGAGACACCATGTAAAGGGGTTGTGGGAGACACCATGTAAAGGGGTTGTGGGAGACACCATGTAAAGGGGTTGTGGGAGATACCATGTAAAGGGGTTGTGGCAGATACCATGTAAAGGGGTTGTGGGAGACACCATGTAAAGGGGTTGTGGGATATACCATGTAAAGGGGTTGTGGGAGACACCATGTAACGGGGTTGGGAGACACCATGTAAAGGGGTTGTGGGAGACACCATGTAAGGGGGTTGGGAGTAGAGGCGATATCAAGTTTTCATAAATCggtaatcggtatttttggatgccgattagattgcattccacgaggaaactgcatggcaggctgaccacctgttacgcgagtgcagcaaggagccatggtaagttgctagctagcattaaacttatcttataaaaaacaatcttcacataatcactagttaactacacatggttgatgatattaccaggttaactagcttgtcctgcgttgcatataatcaatgcggtgcctgttactTTATTATCGAATCACAGCCCATTTTGGCAAACAGGGGATGATTTAACGAAAGCGCAttcgagaaaaaaaatcactatcgttgcacaaatgtacctaaccataaacatcaacgccttccttaaaatcaatacacacaagtatatattttttaacctgcatatttagttaaaagaaattcatgttagcaggcaatattaactaggggaattgtgtcacttctcttacgttcattgcacgcagagtcagggtatatgcaacagtttgggccgcctggctcgttgcgaactaatttgccagaattttacataattatgacataacattaaaGGTTGTGCAATATAACAGCAATAATTTCGACTTAGGGTTGCAGCCCGTTCGATAAAAcatggaacggttccgtatttcactgaaagaataaacgttttgttttctaaatgatagtttccggatttgaccttATTAATGACcaacggctcgtatttctgtgtttattataattaagtctatgatttgatagagcagtctgactgtggtggtaggcggcagcaggctcgtaagcattcattcaaactttactgcgtttgccagcagctcttagcaatgccaGCTTCACAGCGCTTCAAGCCTATCacctcctgagattaggctggcaatactaaagtgcctattagaacatccaatagtcaaagatatatgaaatacaaatggtatagagagaaatagtcaacgcgtcataataactacaacctaaaacttcttaactgggaatattgaaccaccagctttcatatgttctcatgttctgagcaaggaacttaaacgttagcttttttacttggcacatattgcacttttactttcttctccaacactgtgtttttgcattatttaaaccaaattgagcatgttttattatttatttgagactaaatagattttatttatgtattatattaagttaaaataagtgttcattgatgtattgttgtaattgtcattattacacacacacaccctgtccgATTAATTGgtatttttggtcctccaataaatcaggatcggcattgaaaaatcataatcagtcgacctctagttgaGGTAAGGGTGTTGGGAGACGACACCGCGTAAGAGGGTTGGGAGACGACACCGCTGTCATGACGTCCTGTtggtgaggtttatgacccccataaatacctttcccccttttctctctccacaGATTTGACTCTTGGaaagccctttgttaacatagagagagagtcTGGTAACATCCAACGGTTGTGAACGGAACCATATTTCAGTAATCcaaagaatatgatgtcagatcagttgttgtctgagacattattactgatgataggacgacataaaAACTGTaccttggaaagtctacacattctagttatcggagtcacatggaattgttgtgcaatttaaatgtttaaatatgaaactatttgtgaaaatatTAAATGCAATCTTAGCTTCTAAATTAGAGAATTGTTTTCATAAGTAAACTCTGCTCACTCAATGGCCACGCCCAATtgaacagacattggttgtgaactatgaaacacgcccttctctccACCACTACAAAAGCCCATTGACGAAAGTCAACCTGGTGTTCCCGATGACGTGAGGACTGCTGTCCATACATTTAAAAGGACTAatatcaactacagaactaagccaacctcagcgtgagctctgGTTGCGAATGGTTGAACCACTTACTACCTAACGAAATTAACATTGTGTTCCCGATTACGTGAAAACTGATGTCCATAAGTTTAGAAGAGTGAATTTAGATGTGGAGGTTACGATCGACACGCTGGAAGGATGAATgtgactataccagccagaatatagcatgaacttatagtatggcaacttggtttgaactttgaactcttattcactaaagacgTGATACATCCTAGATGTTGAGTTAGCAGCAgcagctgtaaacgtgggctaggaaaggacagaCAATCTCTTCAGAAAGACAGGGTACTACAGCGTATCCGTTCTACCACAATACATTTTCTTCAAAGGACAAGCGAGATCTCTGCTGGGTAACCCAGCCTTCCAACTACAACCAATctatcgaagcgcagctcagagtaaatatttcttCCATTTTCCTTTTGCAAATGGGCGGATATTTAGAATGCAttagattctgtatttacgatagcatagcttcaTGAGGTCCGATAGACCCAATCCGTtggttcctcagtcttcccgcgctttcattcaaacccaacccccttttctttgtgtaaccagccgtcatatcggttCCGTCCGCCAGGGACGATTTCTTGTATGACATAATTAGGtatcaatgtatgatccatcctgtgtatatgtaattctgtgtgattatttaggtatttagtaaataagtAATTAAACAATTTTGTactgctgattcaacttgttagccagggtttatgaagataaccaagaattttacgATGTTCAGATgtgactgctattgatataaaagatgatcaggtctttaagagtttattcggaagacaaCAGCTCTTTAAACATTattccgtggtgccccgacttcctagttaattacatttgcatgattagtttaatcaggtaatattaattacagagaaattattttataaaatatcatgtcatatcacttaatctggCATAACAAAGACACGACACCGCGGGGTGGGGGGTGACCCCCTACGACACTGCGTAGGGGGACAAATAGGAGGATAAGTGAGACCATGCCACAGGGAGTTGATAGGAACAACTAGGGTCCTGGGAGCTGTAACAATGTGGTAGAAGGGCCTCAGATGTCAAGTCTGCAGAGCATTGATCCAGTTTTTAAAACACTAAGTAGAAGGCTCTGTCCACGAGTAGACAACTCACCGTGTGAGCAAGAACTGGGAGCTGTGGGAGGCCATTAGATTGCTCTCGGCCACGCCGGCCGAGTTGGCGACGGCACTGGGAGGTGGGATGGTGGCACTGATGTTGCCGCCAGGGTTAGAGCGTCGTGTGGCGTTCCTGGCCGTCTCCAGCTGCTGGCGGGCCGCCTGGGCCTGCTGGCGCTCCAGCTGCAGCTGCATCTGTAGCTGCTGCAGCTGAGACGCAGATGGGCCCGACGAGTTGAGCTGGCCTCCCGCCGAGCGCCGCACGCCCGACAGCTGAGACAATAGCTCTgtggggagaggagatgaagagaTTTATTTTGAGTTCATTTTGGTGACAGTCAAATGAACATTCTCCAGTATAGACACGTTGTTGGGAGACACCACGCTACTGTAGGGGTGTCACAGTGCTTTGGACAAGAGACATTACACTGTGGTTGTACTGGTTATACTTCATTGGAGACAGGAGCCATTCAGTCTCATGGAAAGATAATTTTACGGCAAATGACTCCATGAGTAACCAAGTACATAGGAGCCACAAGAGGGGAGAAACTATAGCATCTCTATCCATTTCTATGAGGAAGACCCTGTTTGCAGttatactgacagacagactggtcaGACTAGGTGCACTGCTCACCTGCTATAGGGTCCATGGCTTCCCTGTTACTGGGGGAGTAAGAGGAACTCTGTGAGGAAGAGAGCCCCCCAGTGGAGCTGCTAGTAAAGTGCATGTTGGTCCTGCGTGCCCTAGGACCGCCCAGCCCACGACCGTGGTGGAACATCCGACGCACGTGCCGGACACCACTGGACTCATCGTAAAACACAGTGGGTTAAGGAGTACAGACCAAGGGGCTCGCAAGTAACTGGAATAGTCACATCCACAGACGTGTATAGTAGTCACATCCATAAAGGTAGGTAGGCACACACAAGCAgaccgtgcacacacacacgtgcagacagaccgacacacacagacagagtcgAGCTGCGTAAAAGGATATTAAGTCTCTAGGTGCTCTGTGTTCAAGTGTGAGATGAGCAGCAAAGTCGTCAGTCACGTGATTGGGGTCCCCGCCCGGCAACGCAGCACATATTGGACAGATCTGAAATGAAGCATTAAGCACCCTCTGGATATATTCAACTGACCATTCACAAGCATCAGTTGTCAAATAATTATTTGAGAATTGTGTTAATGCTTCCATGAGCCCTGGAATCCAATTTGGATGTATGAGATGTCATTGGATGCAATGTTTCTCCTAGATTTTTAGAGGTGGTAAACACCAAAGCATTCTATTGAAAGAAATGGAGGCCACATTTTTTCAGGCAGAAGAGCAACAGAGCTAGACTGAGGGACCAGTCTGTCCTGTCTTAGTGATGCTAGATGATACACTAAGATGATATCCCCCACTTACCACCTCTGTGGAAGTCTCTGCATGGTCTGAGGTGACATGCTCCTGTAGGGATGTCTCTGTGTAGCCCATTTTACCACAGTAAGGACAGGAAAAGCTCTGGGGCTGCTCTACTGAGAACGCCTCGCCGCCGTAATACAGGTCTAAAAAGCAAAACCATCCATCTTTAGAGTCACATTAATAATCACCATAATACAACAAACCTCATATCAAATAATAATCATATTGAATTTCTTGTGCACATTTCACATGCTCAACGCGCATAAggtagaaaacaaagacaaaaatacatttaaaattcaCTGAAAGCAGAAGTATCAACAAAAATCAAATTAATAATAACATTAAGGGCGAAGAGTTTTCCAGAccacatgacctgaccaggaagAAATACAAGATAGCCCTACTGGGCCACCTGACCAGGAAGAACTACAAGATAGCCCTGCTGGGCCACCTGACCAGGAAGAACTACAAGATAGCCCTGCTGGGCCACCTGACCAGGAAGAACTACAAGATAGCCCTGCTGGGCCACCTGACCAGGAAGAACTACAAGATAGCCCTGCTGGGTCACCTGACCAGGAAGAACTACAAGATAGTCCTGCTTGGTCACGTGGGCAGAAAAAAAAACTCCTGTCCCTTCTCATAATGTAACATGTTTAATCTACACTGCAAATGTCCTTACCAAAGTCTACCCTGGTTAATATACACTGCATGGCGTGCTCCGACGTGTGTCTCGTTGTTGTAGCTCCGCTCTCGTAGCACGATGCGCACAGGTCGTAGTCGTAGCAAATTAAACACTTGTACCGGCGCCCTCTGAAGTTCCCTTTTAAACACGCGTCACAGCTCACACCTGCAAAACAAGGGAGGGATTCAATGTCAAAATGTACAGGCTAATAGCCCATTAACGTGGTGCAGTAGGACACTGTGTGCAGACAGTCAGAAAGAGAGGCTGGATGACATTGGCACTGGCACTAACCCTCAAATGTGAATGGAGAGGAATTTTTCAAATCCACCGAACATCAATAGCAGGTCATTAATgaatgccagtgtgtgtgtgtacctggctaGAACAGAATAATAGGGAACCGTCTTGTCCGGTTCTCATGCATTTGTACGTATTCTTTTGCATTTGTTGTTGCAAATGCAAAACAGGCCTTTATATCACAATGCAGTAAATTAAGCAGGCCTAAACTGCAGATGGACAGACAAGAGATGATCAGGAGAAAAGAAACAGAGTGTATAGACAGAGTGAAAATTAAAAGAAACACAAGACACCAAACTGTCATCTAGCTGTCCCTTTGTGGTTTTTCTCTATCATATCCCATGGTGATTGCTGTGATACTGTACTGATGCACATACTGTAGTTTCCTCCTTCCAACAGGCACTATGTAAACTGCTATAACCACCACCTCCACTTTGTTACTGCTGCTGAAATGAGACCATTTCACCGCTGTCATAAAGCCAAGGCATTTGACACATGTCCCTCCTTAGGTAACTGACAAAGTTAGTTTGCTAAATTGAACCTGTTAGAGCACGGTTTTGGAGAACACCCGGCCTCAACCTACTTGATAGCTACTTAGACATCTGTCTGGCTTGCTACACTTGTTGGACTACGTCATATTAGGTCTGGATGAATAGCCAGGTCTGGATTTCTTTCTCTCCTATAACGTTAGCCAACTAAGGATCTGTGCACTTATGAAGGAAGGCCTGTCAGTGTATGGTGAAAGTGTTCTCAGTCTCTGTCCCTCCATAGCTATATCAAAATGACATACAGTTCCAAATAGGATGTTTTCCTAAGCAGCACACCTTTATCCAGAGTCCAGACAAGCATTGCATAGACACCCATAGGTGTGACAGACACCAGGCCTCTGAAAACCATTTGAGTAGTGTAGCAAGGGGTGTAACTAATTGATTTGGTGTCATTTTTTCACATGAGTGCTTTATTGTCATCAAGGATGGGAAGTCAAGGGCTGTTGTCATCAGAGCAAGGGCAAATTCTCTATTTGGAGAATCCAGACAATTTAATGATATATCAGTACATAAGTTCTCCGAAATGTCTGCGTTCGTTAATTAATTCtggctattttttattttatttaacctttatttaacaaggcaagtcagttaagaacaaattcttagttaCATTGACGGgagtcccaatcacggccggttgtaatgcaacctggaatcgaaccagggtctgtagtaacgcctctagcactgagatgcagtgccttagaccgctgcaccactcgggatccctactctgatttcagagcgcTCTCGTCTGGAGGAACCCTTGCTCTAGatgacatgaaaacagcctaactgGGGCGAGTAAAATTgtcagtgaggtgttctctcatttgtgtctggaagtagctggcaagctagccaactttagcaaGTTAGCtttggtgcttgactgccgttctTAGGTCAGaacactcggatcaaccctattcctcagccagagcatccagtgtgtGCTCCAAGAGCCAcccgctctgaatttacaaactggACAATATGACAactctctgaatttacgaacgcccagagcgcactctgagtttactctggcactccagagtgaatttacaaacgTACCCTAAATGTGAGCAATGAACAGCAGCATAGCCTAACCTTTTTCAGTTTCAGCACTTTGATTCTTGCTTATATTAGTTAGTCTATTCACTCTGTTTGCAGTTAGCTAGCATACTCTACTGATCCAATAAGTTAACTAATTAGCTAAAGAATTTAACCATAACACCAGTAGCTAGATAACGTTAATTAAGTGAAGGTAGAAGACAGGCGAACTAGTTTGTAAACTAGGTAGCAGCTAGCCTGCTGCCTGGTTCGGTTTGGGCCACTGTGATTGAGGCCTCAAACTACCTTGATGACAGTGCATTCAGTGACCAAACCCTTCTTGGGTGGCATGGAGTATTTCAGCACTTATTCAAACTACCTACGAAAACAATGTGGCCATACCAACACACACCACGCATTCACCCTTCCTAAAAAAGGCCAGTCTGGAAACTTAACTACTTGGCTAACGACGTTGTCATTGAAGAAAGATAGCTAGCCAACGTCCTAGCTATAGCAACTGACTGTCGGACCATCACTTTAGCTACGTTAGTTAGCAAGCTACCTAGCATTAGCTAATTCGCTTGAATAAGAAACGGCCGCTCACTAGAAGTATTACTTCTTTGAAACATGACTGTTCATAAATACGGAGACTGTCGTTATCAAGAATCAGCCTGGTTCTACTCAGCAATCTACTCAGCAATCAGGAGGTTGAGAAAATTCATGGTGGCCGCCATCATGAGCCCTGTCCAATGCATTGCAATACAAAACATGGCAACCCACTGGACCAACCCCAggaagctaatgttagctatggACGTCTATTTTTCACTTACCCTCATGTCGGGACATCCTACAGACGATGACACAGCCCCCTTCTCGGCCTCCCTAGCACGGATCACGCGGAAAATATACAGCTTTTAAG
It encodes:
- the LOC129811661 gene encoding E3 ubiquitin-protein ligase KCMF1-like; this translates as MSRHEGVSCDACLKGNFRGRRYKCLICYDYDLCASCYESGATTTRHTSEHAMQCILTRVDFDLYYGGEAFSVEQPQSFSCPYCGKMGYTETSLQEHVTSDHAETSTEVICPICAALPGGDPNHVTDDFAAHLTLEHRAPRDLDESSGVRHVRRMFHHGRGLGGPRARRTNMHFTSSSTGGLSSSQSSSYSPSNREAMDPIAELLSQLSGVRRSAGGQLNSSGPSASQLQQLQMQLQLERQQAQAARQQLETARNATRRSNPGGNISATIPPPSAVANSAGVAESNLMASHSSQFLLTRLNEPKMSEAERQALEGERADRSLFVQELLLSTLMREESSSSDEDERRDFASFGAMGCVDIMPLDVALENLNLRESGTGGYNISSRSSKEPPPPPL